The following coding sequences are from one Bifidobacterium sp. window:
- a CDS encoding S-ribosylhomocysteine lyase — MAKPIVESFELDHTKVKAPYVRLIDVEQGPSGDRISNFDLRLVQPNENAIPTAGLHTIEHMVAVLLRERIPGYIDCSPFGCRTGFHLLAWGEHDTADIAKALKESLEFIADESTWDDVPGTEITSCGNYRDHSLFSAKQWSKDILAEGISSDPFERKVI, encoded by the coding sequence ATGGCGAAACCAATAGTTGAGAGTTTTGAACTGGATCATACTAAGGTCAAAGCACCCTATGTGCGGCTGATTGATGTTGAGCAGGGTCCAAGCGGAGATCGTATTTCTAATTTTGACCTTCGTTTGGTGCAACCAAATGAGAACGCTATCCCTACAGCAGGTTTGCATACCATTGAACATATGGTGGCTGTCTTGCTCAGAGAGCGCATTCCTGGGTATATTGACTGCTCCCCGTTCGGATGCCGCACGGGGTTTCATCTCTTAGCTTGGGGAGAGCACGATACTGCAGACATTGCTAAAGCTCTGAAAGAGTCATTAGAGTTTATTGCTGATGAATCCACATGGGATGATGTTCCAGGAACTGAAATCACCAGCTGTGGCAACTATCGTGATCACAGCCTGTTTTCTGCTAAGCAATGGAGCAAGGATATTCTCGCCGAAGGGATCAGCTCAGATCCTTTTGAACGCAAAGTCATCTAA
- a CDS encoding N-acetyltransferase: MIESSSVSTDETGKVSESDVPNTLTVPELRTPSLIQHSSQDGSLGDSVGGVRRVRHADSGDFDAIQHIFSRARRLMAQNGNPSQWGSIYPLTETVREDLRQNRTMLLVDNQGPQQEERILAVFSVCTGEDPTYGTITDGSWLNDEQYVALHRVASAGVASGVSHDCMAWVTERYSNVRGDTHHRNKAMQHVFESAGFKRCGIIHLSNHRVGEAERIAYHFVR; encoded by the coding sequence GTGATTGAATCGTCATCGGTGAGCACGGATGAAACAGGAAAAGTATCAGAGTCTGATGTGCCAAACACATTAACAGTTCCTGAGCTGCGAACTCCGTCTCTTATACAGCATTCAAGTCAGGATGGTTCACTTGGCGACTCAGTTGGAGGAGTGCGACGTGTCCGCCATGCAGACAGCGGTGATTTCGATGCAATTCAACATATTTTCTCCAGAGCAAGACGCTTGATGGCTCAAAATGGAAACCCCAGTCAATGGGGCTCGATATATCCTCTTACTGAAACTGTTCGTGAGGATTTGCGTCAAAACCGAACCATGTTGTTGGTTGATAACCAAGGGCCGCAGCAAGAAGAACGGATTCTTGCAGTATTTTCTGTGTGTACAGGAGAAGATCCGACTTACGGCACCATTACCGATGGTAGTTGGTTGAATGATGAGCAGTATGTGGCACTCCATCGAGTAGCATCTGCAGGTGTTGCGAGTGGGGTATCTCATGACTGTATGGCATGGGTTACTGAGAGATATAGCAACGTGCGTGGTGACACTCATCATCGCAACAAGGCAATGCAACATGTTTTTGAATCTGCAGGGTTTAAACGTTGCGGCATTATTCATCTGAGCAACCATCGAGTTGGCGAAGCTGAACGGATTGCCTACCATTTTGTGCGCTAA
- the alr gene encoding alanine racemase, whose amino-acid sequence MTFNAAPELEFSSELGKSNYRKACREYPGQAIVDLAAMKSNMEQLVDICGGVNSSTAVMGVVKADAYGHGLIPAALAALAGGATWLGTAQPREALLLRKAGIGVERCHILTWLYNGKAALFEDLITEDIDISVGSLSGIEAVAAAARKLGKAARVHVKVDTGFGRNGFTPEAFDDALSALGRCHAEGSIEIIGQWSHLAVADMPSNPAFVASTDQQIANFEEFSLRMQKAGLSPQIRHLANTAATLTRPAIHYDLTRPGIGLYGYEPDPSMGAPSKYALTPAMTLQAQLATVKHLTAGHGISYGRTYLTEEETSTAVMPLGYADGIHRSASGSDAEGSLGQVHLGGPIRVMTNNGPRLLRVSGRVCMDQCVLDLHGDAEQLGVHEGDTVLLFGRGSGEEQCEPTADDWARAAGTICYEIFTCLRSRIPRLYLHADTSLPKQDIEKLNPESLL is encoded by the coding sequence ATGACATTCAATGCTGCGCCTGAGTTGGAATTTTCCTCTGAACTTGGTAAGTCAAATTATCGTAAAGCCTGTCGAGAGTATCCGGGACAGGCGATTGTGGATTTGGCTGCAATGAAAAGCAATATGGAACAACTTGTTGACATATGTGGGGGAGTTAATTCCAGTACTGCAGTGATGGGTGTGGTTAAAGCTGATGCATATGGTCACGGCCTTATTCCAGCAGCCCTCGCTGCACTTGCGGGAGGCGCAACTTGGCTAGGAACTGCACAACCTCGTGAAGCTCTGTTGCTTAGGAAAGCTGGTATCGGTGTTGAACGCTGTCATATTCTGACATGGTTATACAACGGTAAAGCAGCACTCTTTGAGGATTTAATTACTGAGGATATCGATATTTCCGTGGGATCGCTCTCGGGTATCGAGGCAGTCGCCGCCGCTGCCCGTAAGCTCGGGAAAGCAGCACGAGTTCATGTCAAGGTTGATACCGGCTTCGGACGTAATGGTTTTACCCCCGAAGCTTTTGATGATGCTCTGAGTGCGCTTGGCCGTTGTCATGCCGAGGGGTCGATTGAAATCATCGGTCAGTGGAGTCATCTTGCGGTTGCTGATATGCCCAGTAATCCGGCTTTTGTAGCGTCAACAGATCAACAGATTGCCAATTTTGAGGAGTTTTCACTGCGTATGCAGAAGGCTGGTCTTTCTCCGCAAATCAGACATTTGGCTAATACAGCAGCTACTCTCACTCGGCCGGCTATTCACTATGACCTCACTAGACCAGGTATTGGGCTTTATGGTTATGAACCTGACCCATCCATGGGAGCACCATCAAAATACGCTCTTACTCCAGCTATGACGTTACAAGCTCAATTGGCCACAGTTAAACATCTGACAGCAGGGCATGGTATTTCCTATGGACGCACCTATCTCACCGAAGAAGAGACCAGTACAGCAGTGATGCCTCTGGGATATGCTGACGGCATTCATCGTTCAGCATCTGGTTCAGATGCTGAGGGCTCTTTGGGACAAGTGCACTTAGGCGGCCCAATTCGTGTGATGACCAATAATGGTCCACGATTGCTGCGGGTTTCGGGCAGGGTGTGCATGGATCAGTGTGTGCTTGATTTGCACGGTGATGCCGAGCAGCTCGGGGTACACGAGGGAGATACCGTGTTGCTCTTTGGTCGCGGTAGTGGCGAAGAGCAGTGTGAACCCACAGCTGACGACTGGGCGAGGGCTGCAGGGACGATTTGTTATGAGATATTTACATGCTTGCGCAGCAGAATTCCTAGGCTATATCTGCATGCGGATACGTCATTACCAAAGCAAGATATAGAAAAGTTGAACCCAGAATCTTTGTTGTAA
- a CDS encoding Ohr family peroxiredoxin — MTAYKGKEPSEIAYTAVANVTGGRNGHAVSHEPDLELDLDTPVAMGGKGNGTNPEQLFAIGWGACFQGALGLAGKELRVAGSKLAKSKVRSHVSIGPEGESFGITAKIEVYIPDVDEETVTKLVERTQELCPYSKATAGNVPTEVVVVDADPFE; from the coding sequence ATGACTGCATATAAAGGAAAAGAACCATCAGAGATTGCCTACACCGCTGTGGCTAATGTCACTGGCGGACGAAATGGCCATGCTGTAAGTCATGAGCCTGACCTTGAACTTGATTTAGATACACCAGTCGCCATGGGTGGTAAAGGTAACGGTACCAATCCTGAGCAGCTCTTCGCAATTGGTTGGGGCGCGTGCTTCCAAGGTGCACTCGGCTTGGCCGGCAAAGAACTGCGTGTTGCTGGCAGCAAGTTAGCAAAGAGCAAAGTGCGTTCACACGTTTCTATTGGACCAGAGGGCGAGTCTTTCGGTATTACAGCCAAGATTGAGGTGTACATCCCCGATGTTGACGAAGAGACTGTGACAAAACTCGTTGAACGTACTCAGGAGCTGTGCCCATATTCCAAGGCAACTGCAGGGAATGTTCCTACCGAGGTTGTTGTAGTGGATGCTGATCCCTTCGAGTAA
- a CDS encoding S8 family serine peptidase, with amino-acid sequence MQKRNRGRWSALVIALAMLLPTVGTAVAHADTPTTGKVQIASQIAQGSGTMPVFIQTTSKSALSVSGSKSPSAFKGKKTLQETAKDTAEKADDTSQDVLGELKKLDPKATSLYTTAYTVPGIAVYADAAALRKLAEQSDSVSKINPISFKKTADSSENTESTAAANGEDSPTSSSSASDTSASDGDSTSKSDTKADSSDSNSSDANSSDSKYTDSSSIQSDKNSSAKDAQDSSDSQAQSTTSKDSSASTAVTDNAAIANAEPKNANSDALVQALKTWTQTGKTGKGTNIAIVDTGLDYTHADFGGAGTTVAYDTALASKSAPLTDPTLSKLLDSQKFKGGYDFAGTDYDPDDASTQTPTPDSNPIDGKGGHHGTHVAGTALGYGVTADGKTFKGEYNKLSETALQSMEVGPGSAPEAGVYSLKVFGDNGGTTGLVGEALDWVGEQIANGTAINIVSMSVGGSYGSDDDPDTAKVDALSNKGVLSVIAAGNDGDFTDVLGSPGSAKSALTVAASSSGRTLQDGITATAPSTVAGTKLAGQYSANYADLSNINVEGKVVKLKDGTNLAGCNTYSDEDAAAVKGNIAWVQWDDNNLVCGSMKRFDNAEAAGAKAILFQSDKDIPDAGIAGNATLPGFQVTPAGLAKVQSALDAGTLTVKLSSDQRLSTKVDYSAKYEDTMASFTSRGIHGSADGTAKPDVSAPGVGIISASAGTGSKAEVMSGTSMATPMTSGIAALTYQAHPGWSAKTIKAQLMNTADHDVLSEDRSTKMGPLRVGTGRVDAYEAVNNQATVAATDDPTAVTGEFGIVQVPRAGYSKSKSFTVSNKADKPVTYSLSYQARVSTPGVDYTLDKKTLTVPANGSANFTVTLSIPDQSLLRHTRDTTQPVKNPVSSDYDSNYVTDASGIVRLVPTDTANGAFSALRVSMVSAPKPISETSTSLEFSKGSADGQLVISGKGFANGSGVTGYSSQIAPMQLAVEDPVDGYTSQDSARSLASADIRAVGVSSTAPQISDKSQGYLTFGIETDKTWSRLGTSVYPIINIGENADGNPDYVVQVNTVKNGAITDAVWAETYKLEGNAYTLVDQEPVVDSTVSDSNVALLSVKLSALGIAKDSSSAPMTFNAETQSPLAQEAEQSYVVDKTDWATFDPLNPDLWFGTSGQTGSGSAVEADKTGTIQAHLKTAVSSSASKSARSSSTEETPAATAQPQALLLHLNGSVPVAKDASPVIDVQSIADRDTSELQKLVDTADALKESTYTPESWKLLAQALTNAKDVLADASSTNQQINAAYNSLNTAINGLVKVSAKVDKVKLQSLYNALKTLNSKNYTADSWKAFSAALTQAQQALADTNATQDQVNTAFASLLRAHQMLVQASTNPAVDKSKDRSDGVSGAAAGSRGNSGHLSTTGAAVGGVVLVALMAVATGTVFMVLRKRH; translated from the coding sequence ATGCAAAAACGAAATAGGGGACGGTGGAGCGCGCTTGTTATAGCACTTGCGATGCTGCTACCAACTGTGGGGACTGCTGTAGCTCACGCAGACACTCCAACTACTGGGAAAGTACAGATTGCCTCCCAAATAGCACAAGGTTCGGGCACCATGCCGGTGTTTATCCAGACAACCAGTAAGAGCGCGTTGTCGGTAAGTGGCAGTAAAAGTCCTTCCGCTTTCAAAGGCAAGAAAACTCTGCAAGAAACTGCGAAAGATACTGCTGAGAAGGCAGACGATACTTCACAAGATGTACTGGGCGAGTTGAAAAAGCTCGATCCCAAGGCAACATCCTTATATACAACGGCTTATACCGTTCCAGGTATCGCCGTATATGCAGATGCAGCAGCGTTAAGAAAGCTGGCTGAGCAATCTGACTCAGTAAGCAAAATTAATCCGATTAGTTTCAAAAAGACTGCGGACAGCTCTGAAAATACGGAAAGCACGGCAGCTGCAAACGGCGAAGACTCCCCAACGTCTAGTAGCTCAGCAAGTGACACATCCGCCTCTGATGGTGATTCCACGTCCAAAAGTGATACCAAAGCAGACAGTTCTGATTCGAATTCTTCTGACGCAAATTCATCTGATTCGAAGTACACTGATTCGTCAAGTATCCAATCCGATAAGAACTCCTCTGCGAAAGATGCACAGGATTCATCAGATAGTCAGGCTCAAAGCACTACGTCAAAGGATTCCAGTGCTAGCACTGCTGTAACTGATAACGCGGCAATCGCCAATGCTGAACCAAAGAATGCCAACAGTGATGCGCTGGTACAAGCCCTCAAGACTTGGACACAAACCGGTAAAACCGGTAAAGGTACCAATATCGCCATTGTGGATACTGGCCTTGACTACACTCACGCCGATTTTGGTGGCGCAGGGACTACAGTTGCATACGACACAGCTTTAGCGTCTAAGAGTGCACCGTTAACAGACCCAACTCTGAGTAAATTGCTTGACTCACAGAAGTTCAAGGGAGGTTACGATTTCGCTGGTACTGATTATGATCCAGACGATGCAAGTACCCAAACGCCAACTCCTGACAGTAATCCTATTGATGGCAAGGGCGGGCATCACGGCACACATGTCGCTGGCACAGCTCTTGGTTATGGAGTAACTGCTGATGGCAAAACTTTCAAGGGTGAGTACAATAAGCTGTCCGAAACTGCGTTACAGTCCATGGAAGTTGGACCAGGTTCGGCACCAGAAGCGGGTGTGTATTCTCTGAAAGTCTTTGGTGACAATGGTGGAACCACAGGACTTGTTGGTGAGGCTCTTGACTGGGTTGGTGAGCAAATTGCCAACGGTACAGCAATCAATATTGTTTCGATGTCAGTAGGTGGCTCTTACGGTTCTGATGATGATCCTGATACAGCTAAAGTCGATGCACTCAGCAATAAAGGCGTGCTGTCAGTCATAGCCGCTGGGAATGACGGCGATTTCACTGATGTTCTCGGTTCTCCTGGAAGTGCCAAAAGCGCACTCACTGTTGCGGCCAGCAGCTCTGGTCGTACCTTGCAGGACGGCATAACCGCTACTGCTCCAAGCACTGTGGCCGGAACCAAACTTGCTGGGCAGTATTCCGCAAATTATGCTGATCTCAGTAATATCAACGTCGAAGGCAAAGTAGTCAAGCTCAAAGACGGAACCAATCTTGCTGGTTGCAACACTTACTCGGACGAGGATGCTGCGGCAGTAAAAGGCAACATTGCATGGGTTCAATGGGACGACAACAATCTGGTCTGTGGTTCCATGAAACGTTTTGACAATGCTGAGGCTGCTGGGGCCAAAGCCATTCTGTTCCAGTCCGATAAAGATATACCTGATGCTGGTATCGCAGGAAACGCTACTCTGCCAGGTTTCCAAGTCACGCCAGCTGGGCTTGCCAAAGTGCAATCGGCTCTTGATGCGGGCACGTTGACCGTCAAACTTTCATCAGATCAACGCTTGAGCACCAAGGTGGATTATTCCGCCAAATATGAAGACACCATGGCTTCCTTCACTTCGCGAGGCATTCACGGTTCAGCAGACGGCACTGCAAAGCCAGATGTCTCTGCTCCTGGTGTTGGTATTATCTCCGCTTCTGCTGGTACTGGCTCAAAAGCTGAGGTAATGAGTGGCACGTCTATGGCAACACCCATGACTTCAGGTATCGCAGCGCTGACCTATCAAGCGCACCCGGGGTGGAGCGCGAAGACCATTAAGGCACAGCTGATGAACACGGCGGATCATGATGTCTTGAGCGAAGATCGCAGCACTAAGATGGGTCCGCTACGCGTTGGAACCGGTCGTGTGGATGCCTACGAAGCCGTGAATAATCAGGCAACAGTCGCTGCCACTGATGACCCGACTGCTGTGACCGGTGAATTCGGTATCGTGCAGGTACCAAGAGCTGGTTATAGCAAGAGCAAATCCTTCACGGTGAGTAATAAGGCTGATAAGCCAGTGACATATTCATTGTCTTATCAGGCAAGAGTGAGCACGCCTGGTGTTGACTACACATTAGACAAGAAGACCCTTACTGTCCCTGCAAACGGTAGCGCCAATTTCACGGTCACATTGAGCATTCCAGACCAATCCTTGCTGCGTCACACCCGTGACACCACACAGCCGGTGAAGAATCCAGTTTCATCTGACTATGACAGCAATTACGTCACCGACGCCAGCGGTATTGTGCGTTTGGTGCCTACTGACACTGCCAATGGTGCTTTCTCCGCCTTGCGTGTGTCGATGGTTAGCGCGCCTAAGCCGATTTCCGAAACGAGCACGAGCCTTGAATTCTCCAAGGGTTCTGCTGATGGTCAGTTGGTGATTAGTGGCAAGGGCTTCGCCAATGGTTCAGGTGTAACTGGGTATAGCTCCCAGATAGCACCGATGCAGCTTGCGGTGGAAGATCCAGTTGACGGTTACACGTCGCAGGATTCTGCACGAAGCCTTGCTTCTGCGGATATTCGCGCAGTTGGTGTCTCGTCAACGGCTCCTCAAATCAGCGATAAATCGCAGGGTTATCTCACCTTCGGCATCGAAACCGATAAAACCTGGTCACGTTTAGGAACCAGTGTGTATCCAATCATTAATATTGGTGAGAATGCTGATGGAAACCCTGATTATGTTGTTCAGGTCAACACGGTGAAGAATGGCGCCATAACAGACGCGGTTTGGGCGGAAACCTACAAATTAGAGGGTAATGCTTATACGCTTGTCGATCAGGAACCTGTGGTCGATTCGACTGTGTCAGATTCAAATGTTGCGCTGCTGTCGGTAAAACTCAGTGCCTTGGGGATTGCTAAGGATTCGTCATCTGCTCCTATGACATTCAATGCAGAAACACAATCGCCACTTGCACAAGAAGCTGAGCAGTCATATGTAGTTGATAAGACTGACTGGGCAACATTTGACCCGCTAAATCCTGACCTCTGGTTCGGCACTAGTGGGCAAACAGGATCAGGTTCTGCGGTGGAAGCAGATAAGACAGGGACGATTCAGGCACATCTCAAGACTGCCGTCAGTTCGTCGGCGAGCAAGAGTGCTCGTTCATCATCAACTGAAGAAACACCTGCTGCAACAGCACAGCCACAAGCCTTGCTATTGCACCTTAATGGCTCGGTTCCGGTTGCTAAAGATGCCAGCCCTGTGATTGATGTCCAGAGCATCGCTGATCGAGATACCAGCGAATTGCAGAAGCTCGTGGACACAGCAGATGCTTTGAAGGAGAGCACGTATACGCCGGAATCGTGGAAGCTGCTAGCTCAAGCGCTTACCAATGCTAAGGATGTGCTTGCCGATGCCAGCTCCACTAATCAGCAGATCAATGCGGCATATAACTCGCTGAATACTGCGATTAACGGCCTGGTGAAGGTATCCGCAAAGGTTGATAAGGTGAAGTTGCAAAGTTTGTACAATGCCTTGAAGACTCTTAATAGCAAGAACTACACTGCTGATTCTTGGAAGGCCTTCTCTGCGGCCTTGACCCAAGCGCAACAGGCACTTGCTGACACCAATGCCACTCAGGACCAAGTCAACACTGCCTTTGCCTCTTTGCTTAGGGCACACCAGATGTTGGTGCAAGCTTCGACTAATCCTGCGGTTGATAAGTCGAAAGATCGCTCTGATGGGGTTTCTGGTGCTGCTGCGGGGAGTAGAGGGAATTCTGGTCATCTCTCCACAACCGGTGCTGCAGTAGGAGGCGTAGTACTAGTCGCACTGATGGCGGTTGCCACAGGAACAGTGTTTATGGTGCTGCGCAAACGTCACTAA
- a CDS encoding deoxyguanosinetriphosphate triphosphohydrolase, with protein MNSEQFDEHGESVLTHEGYQPIDEERWAPEPPKSSVRTAFERDRARLVHSSALRRLGAKTQILVAGTDDFARTRLTHTLEVAQIGRQIAAMLGCDPDVVDCACLAHDLGHPPFGHNGERALSDIAQGIGGFEGNAQTLRLLTRLEPKIFHADGRSAGVNLTRAALDATVKYPWTFAEAAQHPKGERSAKFCVYPDDVDVFRWLKLPGHHTDRPMECQVMDLSDDIAYSVHDMEDAIVAGSFNPLSLADHKVVDSIVGMTRSWYGEQWDAEELIAALQRLRALHMFPQHFNGSRNALAQLKNITSALIGRFAGSVERATRERYGSGRLVRYTASLVIPDETAYEIVALKGISVFFVMAPREHEPFHDRQLEIVSDLVEVMMKDSPRPSDALETVFLDDWYAATNEDERLRVAIDQVASLTDGSALTMHAILCS; from the coding sequence GTGAACAGTGAACAATTCGATGAACATGGTGAATCTGTCCTTACACATGAAGGCTACCAGCCAATTGACGAGGAACGCTGGGCACCTGAACCTCCAAAATCTAGCGTTCGCACCGCTTTCGAACGTGACAGGGCTCGTCTAGTACACTCCTCAGCTCTTCGCAGGCTTGGTGCTAAAACACAGATACTCGTTGCGGGAACAGATGATTTTGCGCGCACGCGTTTGACGCACACCCTTGAAGTTGCTCAAATAGGCCGTCAAATTGCTGCCATGTTGGGTTGTGACCCTGATGTAGTTGACTGTGCATGTCTAGCTCACGACTTAGGTCATCCGCCATTCGGGCATAATGGCGAGCGAGCATTGTCGGATATTGCTCAGGGAATTGGTGGCTTTGAAGGCAATGCGCAGACACTGAGATTGCTGACGCGTTTGGAACCGAAAATATTTCATGCGGATGGACGTAGTGCAGGAGTGAATCTGACTAGAGCTGCCTTGGATGCTACGGTCAAATACCCTTGGACTTTTGCTGAGGCGGCGCAACATCCTAAAGGGGAGCGGAGTGCTAAATTCTGCGTATATCCTGACGATGTGGATGTGTTCCGTTGGTTAAAACTGCCAGGACATCACACTGATCGTCCGATGGAATGCCAAGTGATGGATTTGTCGGATGATATCGCGTATAGCGTGCACGATATGGAGGATGCTATCGTTGCCGGCTCATTCAACCCTCTCTCGCTTGCAGATCATAAGGTTGTCGATTCTATTGTTGGCATGACTCGTTCGTGGTATGGAGAGCAATGGGATGCTGAAGAGCTTATAGCAGCATTGCAGCGCTTACGCGCCTTGCATATGTTCCCCCAACATTTCAACGGGTCAAGAAATGCCTTAGCACAATTGAAAAATATCACGAGTGCGTTGATAGGACGTTTCGCTGGGTCGGTGGAGCGGGCAACCCGTGAACGGTATGGCAGTGGAAGACTGGTACGTTATACTGCTTCGCTGGTTATTCCAGATGAGACAGCCTATGAAATTGTGGCTTTAAAAGGCATCTCGGTCTTCTTCGTCATGGCACCTCGAGAGCATGAACCTTTCCACGATCGCCAACTCGAAATAGTCTCTGATCTGGTTGAAGTCATGATGAAGGATTCACCTCGACCCTCGGACGCTCTTGAGACAGTATTCCTTGATGATTGGTATGCGGCGACTAACGAGGATGAGCGTCTGCGAGTTGCTATCGATCAAGTGGCCAGTCTCACTGATGGTTCTGCACTCACTATGCATGCCATCTTATGCAGCTGA
- the dnaG gene encoding DNA primase, translating into MAGMIVKEDIEKVRAAADLYDIVSADVTLKSSGSGTFVGLCPFHDEKTPSFSVRPSLGVWHCFGCGLGGDVFGYVEQSENVGFGDAVSILADKYHIELHYDSNNPVPEQRGSKRSRLIEANEEAQSFFKSQIMSKEALPARKLLGGRNFTQADSERFGCGYAPQGWDNLVRHLSSKGFTQQEMTDAGLARQGQRGVYDYFRGRVTWPIRDSTGRTLGFGARKLYDDDTIQAKYINTPDTQLYRKNQVLYGIDLAKSQIVKKRQVVIVEGYTDVMACHLAGVDTAVATCGTAFGLEHAKIVRRLISDDSLGAVQLVGPVKGSRVVFTFDGDAAGQKAALHAFGLDGSFLTQTFVAVAADNMDPCDLRIERGDEAVRSLVQHAKPLYDFVIDAAINAFDTQFTTGQMGAVKAVAPVIAQIRDRSLLDLYARKAARRVGVEMEIMNREVSAARRNLHVHDEDAYVSRNHRQTLNQIHERGENPSASMVDRKKLEHQDAQMQGYFRIDDAVFICEQQFMGILIQVPRAVNREMFAQLDEGSFTTPVFRSLFQAVDAAGGLPSDDTPQGLWMHNVTKATGPWLQQVINELAVMPLPLPQDDNASGGRQSAAPESNAAAVQLRPPTVSETQYASELLVRLLDMGYMRRIAVAKRRMNQMTDGTEKFSLLGDITKLETARKDLQAQVYGNTVS; encoded by the coding sequence ATGGCAGGAATGATTGTTAAAGAGGATATCGAGAAGGTTCGAGCAGCAGCGGATTTATACGATATTGTTTCTGCCGATGTCACTCTCAAATCGTCAGGATCGGGCACATTCGTTGGCCTGTGCCCTTTTCATGATGAGAAGACTCCCAGTTTTTCGGTTCGTCCTTCGCTTGGTGTCTGGCATTGCTTTGGCTGTGGTCTTGGAGGCGATGTATTCGGATATGTTGAGCAATCCGAGAATGTAGGTTTTGGCGACGCCGTAAGTATCCTCGCAGATAAATATCATATTGAATTGCATTATGATTCCAATAATCCCGTCCCTGAGCAGCGGGGTTCTAAGCGATCTCGTTTGATTGAGGCTAATGAGGAAGCTCAAAGTTTTTTTAAATCTCAGATTATGAGTAAAGAAGCACTTCCTGCACGTAAGTTGCTTGGCGGACGCAATTTTACGCAAGCCGATAGCGAGCGTTTTGGTTGCGGCTATGCGCCGCAAGGTTGGGATAATTTGGTTCGTCACCTTTCTTCCAAAGGATTCACTCAACAGGAAATGACTGATGCTGGACTCGCCAGACAAGGTCAGCGTGGAGTGTATGACTACTTTCGTGGCAGGGTGACGTGGCCTATACGTGACTCTACTGGTAGAACGTTGGGTTTTGGCGCTCGAAAGCTTTATGACGATGACACCATACAAGCCAAATACATCAATACACCTGACACTCAGTTGTACCGTAAGAATCAGGTGCTGTATGGCATAGATTTGGCTAAATCACAGATTGTTAAGAAACGACAGGTAGTGATTGTTGAAGGTTATACGGATGTGATGGCATGCCATCTTGCTGGTGTTGATACTGCAGTGGCCACTTGTGGAACAGCATTTGGCTTGGAACATGCAAAAATTGTTCGCCGTCTTATTTCTGATGATTCTTTGGGAGCTGTCCAACTAGTTGGACCGGTAAAGGGCTCACGCGTGGTATTCACTTTTGATGGTGACGCAGCTGGTCAGAAAGCAGCGTTACATGCTTTCGGTCTTGATGGGTCTTTCTTAACGCAAACCTTTGTTGCTGTAGCAGCCGACAATATGGATCCGTGTGATCTTCGCATTGAACGTGGAGATGAAGCTGTACGCAGTTTGGTGCAGCATGCGAAACCCTTGTATGACTTCGTTATAGACGCAGCGATCAATGCCTTTGATACACAATTCACCACCGGACAAATGGGTGCAGTCAAGGCTGTTGCACCGGTTATTGCGCAGATTCGAGACCGGTCATTACTGGATTTATATGCTCGTAAGGCGGCACGTAGAGTCGGCGTAGAGATGGAAATCATGAACCGTGAGGTTTCTGCTGCACGACGGAATCTTCATGTGCATGACGAAGATGCATATGTCTCAAGAAACCATCGTCAGACTCTTAATCAGATTCATGAACGTGGCGAGAATCCTTCTGCGAGCATGGTTGACCGCAAAAAATTAGAGCATCAGGATGCTCAGATGCAAGGCTATTTCCGTATCGATGATGCGGTGTTTATCTGTGAGCAGCAATTTATGGGAATTCTGATTCAGGTGCCTCGTGCAGTGAACCGTGAGATGTTCGCACAGCTCGACGAAGGTAGCTTCACCACTCCGGTATTCCGATCACTATTCCAAGCGGTAGATGCTGCAGGGGGATTGCCAAGTGATGACACTCCACAAGGATTATGGATGCATAATGTCACCAAAGCCACGGGACCTTGGCTTCAGCAAGTCATTAATGAGCTTGCTGTAATGCCCTTGCCGTTGCCTCAGGATGACAATGCGAGCGGTGGCCGTCAATCAGCAGCTCCTGAGAGTAATGCTGCTGCTGTACAGCTTCGTCCTCCTACAGTTTCGGAGACACAATATGCTTCCGAGCTGCTAGTTCGTCTCTTGGACATGGGATATATGAGACGCATAGCAGTGGCCAAGCGCAGAATGAATCAGATGACTGACGGGACTGAGAAGTTTTCTCTCTTAGGTGATATCACCAAGCTCGAAACAGCACGCAAAGATTTGCAAGCGCAGGTTTACGGAAACACTGTTTCCTGA